In Cucumis melo cultivar AY unplaced genomic scaffold, USDA_Cmelo_AY_1.0 utg001362l, whole genome shotgun sequence, a single window of DNA contains:
- the LOC127147261 gene encoding 60S ribosomal protein L5, mitochondrial-like: protein MGPSQQLQFHYEDISRQDPLLKQNHTNVMEVPGSSSIRVVPKEPYDFRRKNGKLAMEILRGQKLIQTRGSTGKSFRSNPFLESNKDKGYVSDLARESTLRGHEMSNFSFKIIIGIVMSFLNSPAEIRENSMKFSMETEFFEFFPELADHFEIFSKTLGFNVTIVTSAKTQDETLPPWSGFLKKKWNLKKRKD, encoded by the coding sequence ATGGGTCCGAGCCAACAACTCCAGTTTCATTACGAAGATATATCACGTCAGGATCCGTTGCTCAAACAGAATCACACCAACGTTATGGAAGTTCCTGGATCGTCTTCAATAAGAGTCGTGCCAAAGGAACCCTATGATTTCagaagaaaaaatggaaaattggcTATGGAGATTCTGCGCGGTCAGAAATTGATACAGACAAGGGGTTCGACAGGAAAGTCCTTTCGATCCAATCCATTCTTGGAGTCAAATAAAGACAAAGGATATGTCAGTGACCTAGCACGAGAAAGCACTCTCCGAGGGCATGAAATgtctaatttttctttcaaaatcatTATAGGAATAGTAATGTCTTTCTTAAATTCTCCGGCCGAAATACGGGAAAACTCCATGAAATTCTCGATGGAAACGGAGTTTTTCGAATTCTTCCCGGAACTGGCAGATCATTTCGAGATCTTCTCTAAGACTCTAGGGTTCAATGTGACTATTGTCACTTCGGCCAAGACACAAGATGAGACTTTACCACCGTGGAGCggctttttgaaaaaaaaatggaatttgaaaaaaagaaaagattga